The DNA region ttttttagTGGACCGACCTGACTCGATTGGATTAATATAGGCCTAATTGAGCTTCTAAATACAAgattcacataaaaaaaaggaatgaaataaaaatgactGAATAGTTCATATCATGCAGCAAAAATGACCTgtccgttttttttttcccttccatatttatttgttttcactatttttttcggtgcaatttattatataaacagattgatttcaattttaataaatgaGCTGCCATATGGGATTAATTTTGGCTGTCCATTGATAGAATTAGACAATACAAGACaattatataacatatatatatatatatataaaaaccaaacacaagtCGAATTCTCACGCTGCcacatcattaaaaataaaaaaacgaaGCTCTCTCGCTTTATCTATTTAGCTATCTTCTCTTATAATTTCTTATATCTAAATTTCttccaataattttttaatttgtgtatatatttataacatgtttatttactggaataattaaaagttttatttGTAAGGTCTTGTGCAACGCACGAGTATTCCACTAGCATATATAAAAACAAAGCTCGAGCCGAATTTTCGCACCACCACATCCTcaaaaacataaaatgaaACTCTTTGGTGATGCCACATCATCATTTATATAGtaagaaaaattttatattcttataaggaaattttattaattaattatgtagtaaatatataaattttttatataaggcacaacgaaatatatataaagtaataAAATATGCATAAGACACAAGGAATATATACAAGGGAACAAAATATGcaacaataaatatattatatatacatctcccaatattgaaattatatatcacTGAATATAGCTCAATAAACgcattataataatttacattgtcatatataatataaaagataTAGTTGCCGCAAAATATATAgatggcatatatatatatatatagttgccacttcaattaaatatatatagattataatgGTTAGTATTTATAGattaagtgtatatatatatatatatatagattattaaatagattaaatatataattgttattTTCTGACAATTTAATATCCATGTATATATTGCCCTCTGCCTAGCCGTATATTGATTAAAGGAGAacaatattctatatataattctaaacccgttttttccttcttcaaatttttatttttttggttgagTCTTGATTCATCGAATGattttttaatgcaaatttCAACCTAATTGCtttgatattttgattgttttaataatcttctccaaattctttttcttgattaaACTTTGATTTGTTGGATGAACTTTATTTGGGAATgattattttgatattgatTATATTGACAAGGTCTCTATTCCAATTCCATTATGAACATCGCTTCAATAACGGTAAGACTTTTATGATTTACATACCTTgaatatttcatatttcataataaaatggAAATATTACCTCCATGAATATCGAGTTGAgtagtttttttatttattcttattctttagttaaattttgatgtatagaatggaatttttgaactaatttttttttcaaactaATTTTTTCGATACTGATTGTCTTAACAAAATGATTGTCTTAACAAAATCTTTATTACAATTGTATATGGTATATTAACAGAGGAATTACTAATGATTTTACCCACACTTATTAAAGTgttgtcaagtttatatatatgtatatagatctttgaatattttctttatattcatatatattgttattaaatataatatattaactattgtcatttattttctataaggTATATTAACATATTACTAATGATTTTACCATTTTTATCCccatttaaaatttcaaatcaatcATCTAGGCATTCTGAGTCCATCAACCGGTCCCACCATATCTCcactttttaataatatatctattttgagttttgttaatttttaatgactacagaaattttcaattttagatATGTATTATCCAATAAGATTTCAATGAGAGTTAATAcattttttcattctttaatGAGAAGATGatatttacaaaatattttgataaattgTGTATTTTTTAACAGGATATAgtttgaattttctaaaaagaGTTAACTGTTGaagatatattaaataaaatttgtgtTTCAGATTTTTCAGATTTATAATACTAGACTCTATCCACACGTACTGcaattgtaataatttttttaatacgcTCGTGCAAGGATTGATTGATTTGAAATTGGAAGAAATATTTAAtcatgagaaaataaaagtaaaagttggagataaattttgaaaaaggaaaacaaaaataatatgataGGATTAGGAAGTTGGGAGAGGAGAGAGCAAAATAATGAAAGATTGAGACGTGAggtaaaagagagagaggggaacaATCGCAAATCGCAAATATCGTTTTTCAACTATTCTCTTCTATTTTAAATTGTATAATAGTTAAACTAAgaataaaagataatttttactttttaaccATCCTATAAATTAATAAGGAGGCAGTTACAAAATCGAACTCTTACTCAAACAATAGTATAAATAAGATAAGATTATTTAATGAATTATGAActttttggataattgtggTTCTTTTCGGAGTTGTTTTcgaatatttttaatattttggatTTATTTGCATAatgtattttaaaattttcaattttgaaatgagaaatatcatttttaaaatttttatattattaaaaacaaagtatgatttttttaattatctaaatgaaataaatatttttctgacACAATATGATTATTCATAAAagatatttaaatttaatgaaaCCCTAAAGTAAACctaaaataaatgcaaaaaattccgaatttaaaatatactttcctaatttttgttttagattatagtttttaaaatttcaaattttaataaattatgatcaaatgttatatttattataatattatatgagAATTATTAACTGGACCCATCAGCAAAGTATAAATAAGATATATACTCCGATTATGACTGAATTTACTATTAGAATAACATTGTTACTAGAGGACGtaatttacattttattagtaaatccataatttacaacatatgaattatatttatttgtcttcttaaatataattttttcatacCTTACTGGTGAAATTCAATCATCATTAGTCATAACatgtatattttatattatctattttaaattgattgtaaattatgattttcaacaatttaaaaagcaccatatattatataagaaaattggTGGAATCACGTTCTATACGTGCAATGCACGAGCTCCATGGCTAGCAcgagtgtatatatatatatatatatatatatatatatattaagaatgTAAACTAGAATTCATGTGTATCAAAGTTCTTCAAATCACTTTTTTACGGTTTAAAAAACATGATTTTTTTACTACTTAAAAATCGCGTTTTTTAAATAGTAGAATATGCACgtctttgtaatttttttataagtatgttttaatttgtttaataTTATAACAGAGTTAACTTTGGTCCAAATACAGAGATTGAGCTGGCTCGCATAAGAAAGCATTCGTCAGATTTATTTATCCTATTTTAGTTGAATGACCCGCTTTCTTAGCCGGTCTATCCGATGAGATTGGCCTCGGATGATGCTTCGAAAAGATAAGCAGTGACGTCATATTACAATATTAATATGTATAGTTCTCCGTATCATGGTCCTCCCTCGTTATTCTTGAATGAAAGGTAAGGTGCAGGGCACCCTGAATTGATGTCTTCCCCGACTTTTcagatttatatatttatttatagagtGAAATATAGTTTTGTCCTCTAAGTCTCTAACCATTAGATGTAATGAAAAAGTGCTCCCAGCCTTCAAAATGTTATACTATACCACCCgacttattaaataaaaagtaaaatacacCCTCGGTGACTTTGCCGATGAATTTTCCGGCCaaactttaatttattaattttatatttcaggaaataatttttaaaactaaaaaaaatcaacaattgaaaaagaaaccgAGAACAATCTCAGAGAGAAAGATATGGGACGTGGATGGCCTAGGCCATGTCTGACACAGCTCTTCGAGCAGGGGGTGAGAAATCCCAAGCCCATGTTTGCCCCGAATGCTAGCGGCTAGCCCTCTCAAAGAAGATGAAATAATAACCATTTATATGAAACTTGaataccaccacttatcaacTTATAAATTtaagcttttaagtggatatgagtCCAaacccgtataagcccaatgaaaattcaatatggtatcagagcgtaGGTGCGTATGCGTGCCTACACGCGTGTGCGCACCCACACCCCGCCAGGCCCAGTATATCGAGTGCAGCCAAGAGTGCACCTTGTGTTAGTGTCCTcccctcgcccgagcacggaagatgagctCGGCTCGAgatcaattgttgagggcgggtgtttaagggcacgtgacaacgtgtaggtagaaatagaccacacgttacacgtgagggcgggtgttgaggagtaaaatgggataaatcccacatcgaaaaagaaaagaaaaatccatgggttaatatatgacttgggtaccaccacttatcaacTTAAACTTTTAAGTGAATATAGACCCGAGCTATATAAgcttaatgaaaattcaataaccCACAATGGCATACACACACAAACTTTGAAgcatcttctctctctcttttttctttttttaatgtttgtTTTATCTTAGATCTCTCTCGCGTCTCTCCTCAAGAGAGAGATTCgcccctttctctctcccctttcTCGAGTTTATTCTcggctttttttttctaattttatttttttaaagtttttgaaattatttcttgATATATGAAATTACTGAATTAATATTTGGCCAAAAAAGTCATCGAAAAAGTCGCTAGGGtgcatttttcttctttttgaatAAGTAAGGTGATATAGTGCAACTTTTTAAAGGTCAGGGGAACACTTTATCACTAGACCCAAAGGTTAGGAAGCAAACCGCATTTTActcttatttatataataggTTGGCGGTGTGGGAATTCATTTCGtgctttattttaatatatatatatatatgtataggtTACGGATTTgttcttaattttcttttcttcagtGTATTCAAGGCTTTGAGCCTTCCTTCTACCGAAAATGATTACGGATTCAAATGAGAAAACTGTGGATGATTAATTAGGTAATTCCTCATTAAAAAAGTATATTAACAATATTGATGATGAAGTTGTACGTAAAGATCTCGAAATCTTAATTTTAAAGATTTGAAGATGCTTTGATTAGCTtagtttttaatttcaataatacttcaaaatattaattcattgtcttgatttttgttattttatatggcagtatgaaattaaatattatgtaattgCATTATTAAAGTCATAAATAAAAGACTGTACGTTTGCATCCATTGACTTTTAGGTCCCGGATCGGCCGCGGTCTTTGATTGTGCTGTCTCTTAATGTATCCCTGGAAATGAGAAGATCTGAAATAGTGATACATCGTTTTCATCCTTGGTAACGATCAGATCATATAATGCAAAATATAGCTGGAAATGTTTTGAGATAGCGAtgtgggtttttttttggtaggttATAACATACCCAGTTAAAtgcaaaaaattattacacTGGGATAACTTCGCCAAGGTGTCCTCTTTATGCCATTGCACCAATCCTTGTGATTAAGATGTGATATCTTCCTTATATGTCTAGTGgatgaaaaaattcaattgcCAAAGACacttcaaaattcaaataactTTGGTAAATTGTCttttaacaaaataatttataaagtaatttacttgcaaCCAAGGTAAATTATCtagaaaaataagtaaattgCTTGAGGTTagataatttacttgaaaaattcaaacaaGTTACTTGAAGAATGATACATACATAAGTGAATGACCAATGTATTGTAGACTAACCCTTACACATTGGATgagcacctttttttttttttttccggccGTATTGTTTTTTCTATAGCTGCTTCCCACTCAGTAAAAATACGACAGAGGACAAAAGTACAAGAGACAGGAATAAAAGTACGCCTTTTCAATTGACATTCTCACTAATAAACGAAGGAAAGAGCATGGCTATCACTGATCCTCTGCGTTCTGTGCTTCCAATTTGGTGACATGCATTAAGGTCCAGGTCGGAGCATATGGGGGAACCCTGGGACCATCAGATGGGGTCTCCCCGGCTGGGACCATGGGGGCTCCTTGCAATTTAAGGCTCAAATCTTCGCTTCTCTCGGGTGAATCCATTGGACGTGATTGATGCTGTTCACCCTGCTGACATAGATGCTCATTGAATTACTCATTCTAACATATGCTACTGTTGATCTCTCATCTCTGCTTCTATTTTGACTCGTTGGGTTGCTGTTCACCggacatcacaattttatggCCCATAACATATGCTACACCCACTTTGattgttattatataattGGATCATTACTAGGGGAGAGTTTGCACAGTACGTGTAAACAGGAAATCGAGTACTGTTGGTATAGGTTGCATTGGTACTGGAGAGTAGGCAATGAACAAGTGAATATCAACTAAATCACTTCTAGAGCTTTAAACCTGACCCATGGAACTTCTCCTCAGTGATGCGGTCGATCCTCTCAATCATATCGGGAGTCAAATAGCTTACCCAATCTCCCACTTCGCCCTTTCTGAAGAACGACTTGTTCTCGTGCCCTGTTGAGAGTTTCCCGTTCTGATTCACCTCTAGCTTGCTCAAATTGTCGAAGCTGCAGAGCCGTAGGATCTCATCAACCCCACCATCAACCTCCTCCTCGTCTTCCGAGAAAGGGCAGCCCAGGAAATCAGCCAATCTCTTCAACTGCTCAATAGGTTTCTCCTTCATTTCCTCGTACGTTAGAAAAAAGACCTTATGGGGCATCTCCAAGCTGGCATTGTAGTAGCCCAGGACATGGTCCCAGAATGGTCCATACACGCTCACCCCTCTGCAAAACTTGTCAAAAGTCTCCTCAAGTGGGCTTGTCGTCCCAGTTTCCTTGGGCAGCAACTTATTTGTAAATTGCCATAGGGAGACATATGTGTCCTTCGGGTTCCTGCACAAGTACACAATCTTGCATTCGGAATCCTTCATGGACTCTGGAAGTGATCCGAAGGGGATGTGGGTGGCTAACAGCCTTGGGGAAGTGAATGAGGAGAGGTCCGGATTCGTGTCCAACATGTGGAGGAATTCCAGGAAAGGTACGAGTTCGTGCGGATTTTTCTGGAGCAAGGGATGATCCCCTTTTATATTGGAATAGCAGTAGGATCGGTTTAGGAGGGCAAAGAGAATGGCTTTAAGCCATGTTGTGCCTGACTTGGGGGTGGACACAAGGACGATGTCGGAGTCCAGAGCCTTGAAGTGGTGTTGAACCGGGAGGATCGCGCTCAGTTGGCGGGTGGTGTACCAGAAGCCCTGGTAGAAGTGCATGAACATCGGGAGCCAACCCATCTCGGATGGGAGTGTGCTAATGAGTTCTCTACATTCATCTGTTAGGTTGTCGACTTCTTGGAGATATTTGGGGAGGCGAGAGCTGTTAGGGGCTGACATGGTGGATGAGAGAGAGGGGTAATCAGGAAGTACGTTGGCAGTGAAGTGAAGAATTGACTtgaagaagatatatatatagatagatggtGACTGATGATGGTTTTGTTGTGTGGGTCCGGCCAGGGACCTAAAGTGGCGTTGAGTCAAGAGGGTGCCGTTCATGTGGAGGGCCCCGTACCAGAAGCCCCGGTAGAGGTAGTAGAGGGTGCTCGAGCTCAAGACCCATCCCTTCTCGGATGGGAGGGACCCCATGAGTTCTCTGCATTCATCTGTTAGCATCAGGTTGGCAAGCTGAAGATTTTTGGGGAGGAGAGCCCTCAGTGGTTGACATTGTATGGTGCAATTAGGATGAGATAGGGGTTGTTAGAAGTTGGAAGTTAATTAGAAGGATATACAAGTAGGTAGTAAAGGAAGACATAGTCAGAAGTAATGTGAtttattcaataataaatcaaattagGTATAACTACAATTCTAACTAGTTGAAATCTATGATTGACCCCACTTTACAAATAAGTGTATTAACAATAACTAGTTGAATACATGTGCATTGCACGGGACCGGACAAataatctcttaattatttttgtcgAGAAAAATGTTATAAATACATACATAGATTAAAATCtcattaaagaaaattgagaTATAGGTGAAAAGAAtagaattaaataaaaatatgtgagcaaatatatcaataaaaaagggtaaattacaaaaaaaaacccaagttttgtaaaatatctcaattttgtcctaaattttgttttgtaacagaaaaaaccataagttttctaaaatgtttcaaaaatgacattcgttataacttccgtcaatttttgcctacgtgtgacctacgtggactgttaaagggacccaccattagcagcaaaaattgacggaagttataacggaggtcatttttgagacattttagaaaacttatggtttttttgttacaaaacaaaatttaggacaaaacttaGACTttatacaaaatttgggtttttttttgtaatttgcccaataaaaaataaaaaattctcacACAAATGTGCGAAAAGatgaattgaatgaaaatatgCAAGCAAATATGTCAAccatagaaaataataatttctccaaGCAAAAAATCTTAATAAAGTAAGCAAATAGAAAGCCTGATGAATCCTTTT from Punica granatum isolate Tunisia-2019 chromosome 3, ASM765513v2, whole genome shotgun sequence includes:
- the LOC116198830 gene encoding cytosolic sulfotransferase 12-like, encoding MLTDECRELMGSLPSEKGWVLSSSTLYYLYRGFWYGALHMNGTLLTQRHFRSLAGPTQQNHHQSPSIYIYIFFKSILHFTANVLPDYPSLSSTMSAPNSSRLPKYLQEVDNLTDECRELISTLPSEMGWLPMFMHFYQGFWYTTRQLSAILPVQHHFKALDSDIVLVSTPKSGTTWLKAILFALLNRSYCYSNIKGDHPLLQKNPHELVPFLEFLHMLDTNPDLSSFTSPRLLATHIPFGSLPESMKDSECKIVYLCRNPKDTYVSLWQFTNKLLPKETGTTSPLEETFDKFCRGVSVYGPFWDHVLGYYNASLEMPHKVFFLTYEEMKEKPIEQLKRLADFLGCPFSEDEEEVDGGVDEILRLCSFDNLSKLEVNQNGKLSTGHENKSFFRKGEVGDWVSYLTPDMIERIDRITEEKFHGSGLKL